A window of the Trichoderma asperellum chromosome 4, complete sequence genome harbors these coding sequences:
- a CDS encoding uncharacterized protein (EggNog:ENOG41), whose translation MSPSVSARDADATLGKFHCFGALPCELRHMIWKFAARNVQRGVHVLGAVRNGQATNPDSAVGLTLVAPKVQDIPGSTWLWFDGNPSTYIQDSGLWMACPESRDIMRRQYKRLEDAITENEASHKVEEENEAQQNAPSADWANNVFSNQSHFVHLGGKRYFKAFPAQDLLCLYPLETSLPFCALPFFELPDRLRNGNLNNFKNMALEYDPAWMNGPLSATTDKARERAREEMWSEDSLRGVFIRALWAIAKRNGPADLTFWLIDRTVRRREKPSNLYMPFGDDDDDDDATKTQEKTEPKVFHGSDGQYVEVHDLRECKYNVVKSNTAFHFLHWLQIDVGFNVRWMVSRRRGQNHLPLPQGLGDLVKILCVEPT comes from the coding sequence ATGTCCCCTTCAGTCTCCGCTCGTGACGCCGATGCCACGCTCGGCAAGTTCCACTGTTTCGGTGCTCTCCCTTGCGAACTTCGACATATGATTTGGAAGTTTGCTGCCCGAAACGTGCAGCGAGGCGTACATGTCCTCGGAGCGGTGCGGAATGGCCAAGCTACGAATCCTGACAGCGCAGTCGGGCTGACTCTGGTAGCGCCAAAGGTCCAGGATATTCCTGGTTCAACTTGGCTGTGGTTTGATGGTAATCCATCAACTTATATACAAGATTCCGGTCTCTGGATGGCATGTCCTGAATCGCGGGACATTATGAGGCGTCAGTACAAACGCCTCGAGGATGCCATCACTGAGAACGAGGCAAGCCacaaagttgaagaagaaaacgaggCCCAGCAGAACGCCCCATCAGCTGACTGGGCCAATAACGTTTTCAGCAACCAGAGCCACTTCGTGCACCTCGGGGGAAAACGCTACTTCAAAGCGTTCCCCGCCCAagatctcctctgcctttaTCCATTGGAAACAAGTCTTCCATTTTGCGCCTTGCCCTTTTTTGAGTTGCCGGACCGTCTCCGCAACGGCAACTTAAACAACTTTAAAAACATGGCGCTGGAATATGACCCCGCATGGATGAATGGCCCCCTATCTGCCACAACAGATAAGGCTAGGGAGAGGGCTAGGGAAGAGATGTGGAGCGAAGACAGCCTTCGTGGAGTCTTTATTCGGGCACTATGGGCGATAGCAAAGCGTAATGGACCTGCAGACCTTACGTTCTGGCTCATTGACCGTACCGTCCGGCGTCGAGAAAAGCCATCGAACCTCTACATGCcttttggcgatgatgacgacgacgacgacgctaCGAAGACCCAAGAAAAGACTGAACCCAAGGTATTCCATGGGAGCGACGGCCAGTATGTTGAAGTCCATGACCTGAGGGAGTGCAAGTACAATGTCGTCAAGTCCAACACGGCATTTCACTTCCTCCACTGGCTTCAAATCGACGTTGGCTTCAACGTTCGCTGGATGGTCAGCCGGCGCCGTGGCCAGAATCATCTGCCCCTGCCACAAGGCCTGGGCGATCTGGTCAAGATCTTGTGCGTCGAGCCGACATAG
- a CDS encoding uncharacterized protein (EggNog:ENOG41~SECRETED:SignalP(1-20)) has product MRPISVSLASAAALLSGVSGLAHTVARSASNPSCFPFGAEAKLNANLQPPHVSREDWWCPQSDFYGFLGFSFPFQFTNEDFEVSSISSHMQQMKRQFGATMIRMYIPESYTTQLWENVLEAAILNNMGVVVQVAFPISGNDLSWEKVLETTLFETLANSKYSKIAPYVIYAAEYLNEPVGDCDMCAAGSSGNASEPASLKNLTMGMSDFRNEMHKFGIPAGISEDWDRPYLMSGAPGSDGLGVGLGPVGKALVPVLDFIHAHVMAYYHNIQVDDAWAYTANQVLWYKKYLPQFPLIISEMMWATGYNVLHAGGYITGFAIAEVSVADYTKFWKTVDANCAFLKEHNTAYFIHAWRQEGTLNMLQNDGSVVIPNWKPKKWC; this is encoded by the exons ATGAGGCCGATCTCCGTATCTTTGGCGTCTGCCGCGGCGCTGCTGTCTGGTGTAAGCGGCTTGGCCCATACAGTAGCCCGGTCAGCATCTAACCCAAGCTGTTTCCCTTTTGGCGCCGAGGCAAAGCTGAATGCGAATCTGCAACCTCCCCATGTTTCCAGGGAGGATTGGTGGTGTCCCCAATCCGATTTCTATGGCTTCCTCGGCTTCTCGTTTCCTTTCCAGTTCACCAATGAGGACTTTGAGGTTTCGAGTATTAGCTCTCACatgcagcagatgaagcGTCAGTTTGGCGCGACCATGATTCGCATGTATATCCCGGAAAGCTACACCACGCAGTTATGGGAAAATGTACTAGAAGCTGCTATTCTAAACAACATGGGTGTCGTGGTCCAAGTAGCATTTCCCATTAGCGGCAACGAT CTCTCATGGGAAAAGGTTCTCGAAACTACTCTGTTCGAAACCCTTGCAAACAGTAAATATTCAAAAATCGCGCCATATGTCATCTATGCCGCCGAATATCTCAATGAGCCAGTTGGAGATTGCGACATGTGTGCAGCTGGTAGCAGCGGGAATGCGTCTGAGCCAGCCAGCCTAAAGAATCTGACAATGGGAATGAGCGATTTCCGCAATGAAATGCACAAATTTGGTATTCCAGCAGGAATCAGCGAGGACTGGGACAGGCCCTATTTGATGAGCGGTGCGCCTGGATCCGATGGGCTAGGCGTAGGGCTAGGTCCAGTAGGAAAGGCACTTGTACCAGTTCTGGATTTTATTCATGCCCATGTCATGGCGTATTATCACAATATCCAGGTTGATGATGCATGGGCTTATACAGCAAACCAGGTTTTGTGGTATAAGAAGTATCTGCCGCAATTTCCGCTCATTATTTCTGAG ATGATGTGGGCGACAGGCTATAATGTCCTCCATGCTGGCGGCTACATAACCGGATTTGCCATTGCAGAAGTGAGCGTTGCGGATTACACCAAGTTCTGGAAGACGGTAGACGCAAATTGCGCCTTTCTGAAGGAGCATAACACGGCATATTTTATCCATGCATGGAGACAGGAAGGTACTCTCAACATGCTTCAAAATGACGGAAGTGTTGTAATTCCAAATTGGAAGCCTAAGAAATGGTGTTAG
- a CDS encoding uncharacterized protein (EggNog:ENOG41~TransMembrane:4 (i21-40o60-87i117-139o447-471i)), which yields MSIDGIPWLPGFWRRIPWRTVGALVGFFVTCGMMGLVLILSEGKETNSWPTHNKYITVPVLLSLLVGVAVLFLAVANSEGLAISWWLKALKGTKLKELQYDLEVTSNLLVGVFRPSLFNLVTLSAIMALIVSVGTSAIMQRSSTTISKSIGPYPTNIDVPVLNTTLPANFSGWAGSGSQISLLMPTFASVYKEYSNRSSIMIPSGCGNSTCQLHITGPGFDVDCTDDAVNYDFGQLASAAPVHQITTFQTVINFESKQDPNSLSHMNMSVLYKPSPTCSGKLTKHHCVLRAAAVDYAVTITNGTATLAPWDISQNTTIRIHNFTNWMQLGWGSLGAGGFITSLGGIASALQAQYNSNATLVLSVMTSNPFLVSAFGQAASTYSTSTFDDYGNCTMTWSDPREDIINSVREIMFRSALAVANSTSEPIQFKQTNAQMTRVGIVYATNWTFYGVAVGVMFLEALITLVLIWGWEKLGREVSRDPFEIAKAMGAPLLNHGSSNTSAPQILDALGSKRVRYGELVDVATGISQESAVPKRGYNLVESQDPDLMMEYISPQQTQMSLNRKRTLGIAVPEQVQPVQPGVHY from the coding sequence ATGTCTATCGACGGCATCCCGTGGCTGCCAGGTTTTTGGAGGCGAATACCATGGAGAACCGTGGGCGCACTGGTCGGGTTTTTTGTGACTTGTGGGATGATGGGCTTGGTTCTCATCTTATCCGAAGGCAAAGAAACCAACTCTTGGCCCACACACAACAAATACATTACCGTTCCTGTGCTTCTGTCACTGTTAGTTGGCGTTGCTgttctcttcttggcagtTGCAAACTCTGAAGGGCTTGCCATCTCGTGGTGGCTCAAAGCTCTCAAAGGGACGAAACTCAAGGAGCTTCAGTACGATCTTGAAGTCACTAGCAACTTGCTAGTTGGCGTCTTTAGGCCGTCTCTCTTTAACCTAGTCACTCTTTCGGCCATTATGGCCCTTATCGTGAGCGTCGGCACCAGTGCCATCATGCAGAGATCTTCGACCACCATAAGCAAATCCATTGGACCTTACCCGACCAATATTGATGTACCCGTCTTAAATACAACTTTACCGGCGAATTTCAGTGGATGGGCGGGTAGTGGATCACAAATATCATTGCTGATGCCAACTTTTGCGAGCGTATATAAGGAGTATTCTaatcgcagcagcatcatgataCCATCTGGCTGCGGCAACAGTACTTGCCAGCTGCATATAACAGGTCCGGGTTTCGATGTCGACTGTACGGACGATGCTGTCAACTACGACTTTGGCCAGTTAGCATCTGCGGCACCAGTTCACCAGATTACGACGTTTCAAACCGTCATCAACTTCGAGTCAAAACAAGATCCAAATTCTCTTAGTCACATGAATATGTCGGTGCTGTATAAGCCTTCCCCTACATGCTCTGGGAAATTGACGAAGCACCACTGTGTTCTTCGAGCGGCCGCTGTGGACTACGCCGTTACAATCACTAATGGTACTGCTACACTTGCTCCCTGGGACATCTCTCAAAACACTACCATACGCATCCACAATTTCACTAACTGGATGCAACTCGGCTGGGGAAGTCTTGGGGCTGGAGGTTTTATCACATCGCTTGGAGGAATCGCTTCTGCATTACAAGCTCAATACAACTCTAATGCAACTCTTGTATTATCGGTGATGACAAGCAATCCATTCCTGGTATCTGCGTTTGGGCAGGCAGCCAGTACATATTCGACATCTACATTCGATGATTATGGCAATTGTACTATGACCTGGTCAGATCCTAGAGAGGATATCATTAACAGTGTTCGGGAGATCATGTTCCGCAGCGCCCTTGCCGTTGCAAACTCGACCAGCGAGCCTATCCAGTTTAAGCAGACGAATGCCCAGATGACAAGGGTTGGGATAGTATATGCTACCAACTGGACATTCTATGGCGTCGCTGTTGGGGTCATGTTCCTGGAAGCACTTATTACCCTCGTCCTCATTTGGGGCTGGGAGAAACTCGGCAGAGAGGTTTCGCGCGACCCATTCGAGATTGCAAAAGCTATGGGCGCACCTCTTCTAAACCATGGATCGTCCAACACGTCAGCCCCCCAGATCCTGGATGCCCTTGGAAGCAAGAGGGTGCGATATGGAGAGCTGGTTGATGTAGCGACGGGAATTTCGCAGGAGTCGGCGGTGCCAAAGCGTGGATACAACTTGGTGGAAAGTCAAGATCCGGACCTTATGATGGAATATATCTCACCTCAACAAACACAGATGAGTTTGAACAGAAAGAGAACTCTGGGCATTGCCGTGCCAGAGCAAGTTCAGCCTGTACAGCCGGGAGTACATTACTGA
- a CDS encoding uncharacterized protein (EggNog:ENOG41~TransMembrane:12 (i108-132o144-164i176-196o202-224i236-257o263-284i344-363o383-403i424-443o449-472i484-505o517-537i)) produces MVNDPGSDSSTASEELQWQTPTLKETLEPNVLMRPDEPDDVDVEKAESSRSAPRSGLFSKLFARRRKEQDTTILPVIIPITDLDKGVVGWESQDDPNMPLNFPSSRKWLITSLLSIITFMTPFASSILAPALAAMQKDFGVTDVTLGSMPVSIFLLGYAIGPILLSPLSEIYGRNLILITASAWFCFWLVGCALAPSLNTLIFFRFMTGIGGSGSLTIGGGILADMFPVTSRGKAMTIWMLGPIVGPSIAPVIGGFVSETIGWRWTSWLSCIPAAVAVVAMVFLSRETNAHVLIAQKTKKLQKGLNRPELRSCYVDPDAPVLSKRQILLFGLIRPMKMLFRSPNIFGLSLYISFAYGCLYLLYNTIPTVFEGSYGWSLGITGITYVSLLFGYIISLTFFALLSDSTIIRMTAANGGVYEPEMRLPDCVWFALILPITFFWYGWAADKAVHWIVPIIGIVPFGIGILGVLLPIQTYIVDAYPEYAASGLAAFSVLRNSLAAFLPLAGPQLYKSLGVGWGNSLLGFIAIGLTPIPILMYKYGKWLRIRYPIKL; encoded by the exons ATGGTTAATGATCCTGGGTCGGATTCGTCGACAGCATCAGAGGAGCTACAATGGCAAACGCCAACCTTAAAAGAAACACTGGAGCCCAATGTCCTCATGAGGCCCGATGAACCG GACGACGTCGACGTCgaaaaagcagaaagcagCAGATCTGCGCCGCGTTCTGGTCTCTTCTCCAAACTATTCGCGAGACGCAGAAAAGAACAGGACACAACGATTCTACCTGTAATTATTCCTATTACAGATCTTGACAAAGGCGTCGTCGGTTGGGAAAGTCAAGATGATCCCAATATGCCACTCAACTTTCCCAGCAGCCGCAAATGGCTTATCACGAGTCTCCTCTCGATCATCACATTCATGACGCCTTTTGCTTCGTCCATCCTTGCTCCCGCTCTAGCAGCGATGCAGAAAGATTTTGGCGTCACTGACGTTACATTGGGATCGATGCCTGTCAGCATATTCCTGCTGGGATATGCCATAGGGCCGATATTGTTATCGCCATTGTCCGAAATTTACGGTCGAAACCTGATTCTCATCACCGCAAGTGCGTggttttgcttttggcttgTCGGCTGTGCGCTTGCCCCATCACTCAACACGCTGATCTTCTTCCGGTTCATGACTGGCATTGGCGGTTCGGGTAGTTTAACCATTGGCGGCGGAATCCTTGCTGACATGTTCCCTGTAACCAGCCGCGGGAAAGCCATGACGATCTGGATGTTGGGCCCCATTGTTGGGCCTTCCATTGCGCCCGTGATTGGTGGGTTTGTTTCTGAGACAATTGGCTGGCGTTGGACTTCATGGTTATCCTGCAtacctgctgctgttgcggtGGTGGCTATGGTCTTTCTAAGCCGCGAAACTAACGCCCATGTGTTGATTGcgcaaaagacaaagaagcttCAAAAAGGGCTGAACCGACCGGAGCTAAGAAGTTGCTACGTCGATCCCGATGCTCCAGTCTTGAGCAAGAGACAGATTCTGCTCTTCGGCTTGATCCGGCCAATGAAGATGTTGTTTCGCTCTCCTAACATTTTCGGCCTATCGTTGTACATCTCCTTTGCATATGGCTGTCTATATctgctttataatacaaTTCCCACCGTCTTTGAGGGCAGCTACGGCTGGTCTTTGGGTATTACCGGAATTACCTATGTCTCGCTGCTTTTCGGATACATCATTAGCCTGACCTTTTTCGCTCTTCTCTCCGACAGCACCATTATTCGTATGACGGCTGCCAATGGTGGAGTTTATGAGCCTGAGATGCGCCTCCCAGATTGCGTCTGGTTTGCGCTTATTCTCCCAATCACGTTCTTCTGGTATGGATGGGCCGCTGATAAGGCTGTTCATTGGATCGTCCCGATTATTGGAATTGTGCCATTTGGCATTGGTATCCTCGGAGTGTTGCTACCCATCCAAACATACATTGTCGATGCATATCCGGAATATGCCGCCAGTGGCCTCGCTGCATTTTCTGTATTGCGGAACTCTCTTGCTGCTTTCTTGCCTTTAGCTGGGCCGCAATTGTACAAGAGCCTCGGGGTGGGCTGGGGAAACTCGCTGCTCGGGTTTATTGCCATTGGGCTAACTCCCATCCCAATTCTGATGTACAAGTACGGGAAATGGCTGAGAATTCGCTACCCTATAAAgttgtga
- a CDS encoding uncharacterized protein (EggNog:ENOG41~TransMembrane:2 (o299-316i393-410o)) has translation MAIDNMERHGQRSDDYPSGHGRLVQAESTADFFSSIALGQEGVVRDFIEQDSEILNTPNQHGETPLIAAVRADKPVIVRDLLWNGAKVDALGCYCQEGQNTRAWRTPLQVAAAEGKLHMIRILRENRADVFFAAPGGVNALQLATSNGHESVVDHIQRAYVSIRGHLVTPDGVTSDGLTDAAEIYPTDSQRSAEGGQAQHTRLLNEKRFGCITWGIPKTILHKASKTIVSTLSNVLEDRPKKTQLCRKNVELWCQENFQVLPACVKRGIDLVDRGVKEAAGLVTKTPERTWQLMKRIPNAMWTIMLYIGMVLRKLGKIAPRLLKQMTAIVQTIAKAVANIFQAARLRGIKNCFSSMLETVLTEVTKSLSWLVTGLKQTTRAILQAVTGSLKKVVIIFAALTLGICILFSNRTWGLLQASGKQAKKGIQDILESMGPKTM, from the coding sequence atggcaATTGACAACATGGAAAGACATGGCCAACGCAGTGACGATTACCCCAGTGGACATGGCCGTCTAGTTCAAGCAGAAAGCACTGCAGACTTTTTCAGCTCTATTGCCCTTGGACAAGAAGGCGTGGTCAGAGACTTTATCGAACAAGATTCTGAGATTTTGAATACGCCCAATCAGCATGGCGAAACGCCTCTCATAGCTGCTGTCCGTGCTGATAAGCCGGTAATTGTCAGAGATCTCTTATGGAACGGAGCAAAAGTAGACGCCTTGGGATGCTACTGTCAAGAAGGCCAAAATACTCGAGCCTGGCGAACGCCCCTCCAAGTCGCAGCTGCAGAGGGCAAACTTCACATGATTCGCATACTGCGTGAGAACCGAGCCGACGTCTTTTTCGCTGCTCCAGGCGGCGTCAATGCTCTTCAACTGGCTACCAGCAATGGCCATGAAAGCGTAGTGGATCATATCCAACGTGCATACGTCAGCATTCGCGGCCATCTAGTTACCCCAGATGGCGTAACATCAGATGGCTTAACAGACGCAGCGGAGATTTATCCAACGGATAGTCAAAGATCAGCTGAAGGTGGCCAGGCTCAGCATACCCGGCTACTCAATGAAAAGAGGTTTGGGTGTATCACTTGGGGTATCCCAAAAACGATTCTTCATAAAGCTTCAAAAACTATCGTCTCTACACTCTCCAATGTTCTTGAGGATAGACCGAAAAAGACTCAGTTATGTCGCAAAAATGTAGAATTGTGGTGCCAAGAGAATTTTCAAGTGTTGCCTGCTTGCGTCAAGAGAGGAATAGATCTCGTTGATCGCGGAGTTAAAGAGGCAGCTGGACTTGTTACAAAGACACCTGAAAGGACTTGGCAGCTCATGAAGCGCATACCCAATGCTATGTGGACAATTATGCTGTATATTGGGATGGTACTTCGTAAGCTTGGAAAAATAGCTCCTCGTCTTTTGAAACAGATGACAGCCATTGTCCAAACCATCGCCAAGGCCGTAGCAAACATTTTTCAGGCTGCTAGACTCCGTGGCATTAAGAATTGCTTTAGCTCCATGCTTGAAACCGTTTTAACAGAAGTTACAAAAAGCCTCTCATGGCTTGTCACCGGACTGAAACAGACAACCCGTGCGATATTGCAAGCTGTAACGGGGTCATTGAAAAAGGTCGTTATAATATTTGCCGCTTTGACACTTGGGATTTGCATTCTGTTTTCCAACAGAACTTGGGGTCTGCTGCAGGCATCTGGAAAACAGGCAAAGAAAGGGATACAGGATATACTAGAGTCGATGGGTCCAAAAACAATGTAA